Below is a genomic region from Pedobacter cryoconitis.
TTTGTACAACGGAAGCAAGACTAATATTAAGATTGCGGAAGAAAAGAAAGAAAATGAGATCGCTATTGAACAGCGTAATCTGACTACTTCAGAAATGAAATTAAGGGCGACTGCTTATTTCCTTGACCTGCAAAGAAGTAATATTTTTAAAGCCTTGTTATTAAAAGATATCAGTGACCAGGAAAAACAACTGGAAGAAATCAAACAATTGCTTAAAAATGGGGTCGTACTAAAAAGTGATGTGCTTCGGGTAACCTTAAAATTATCCAGGCAAAAAATGGCATTGGTTCAGCTAAACAATGACCTGGCCATAGCCAACCAGAAATTGAATATACTGACCGGATTACCTGATGAAACTGTGATTCAGCCGGCAGAAGATTTAAAAGCTGATTTGCCGGTGCTAAAGCCTTACAATACCTATTTGTCGGATGCAATGGCACATTCCTTTGCTTATAAAATATCTGAAAAAGAAACAGAGTTGCGCAAATTGGAAGTGAAGAACGTAAAAGCAAATGTGTCTTTTAAACTGGGTTTATTTGCCAATTACGCTTATTCCTATCCTCAGATTCTGCTTTATCCTTATTCGATAGCCGTTTACGGCTTAGGGATGACCGGGATTAAAGCAAGTTTCCCGATTTCTTCCTTTTATCACAATACACATAAAGCAAGAGCAGCCGAATTGAAATATCAGCAGCAAGAAGTAGAACATTCGGATACAGAAGATAAAATCAGGCAGGAAGTAAATGAAGCGTATTTGAGATATAAGGAATCACTGACCAGGATTGATGTTGCCAAAGAAAATATCAGCCAGGCCACAGAGAATCTAAGAATTGTGAACAACACCTATTTCAACCAGCTGGCCTTAGTGACAGATTTGCTCGATGCAGATACACAATTACTTCAAACACGTTTCGATTACGCTGCGGCCAGAATCGCAGCACAATTACAATTTTATCAATTACAAAAGGCAATAGGTAACCTCTAACATGAAAACAAAGAATAACTATACGAATACGGATCAGCTGATTACAAAAATAACAGCCTGGATAGCTGGAATTATTGCTGTGGGGCTTGCCATCTGGGGGATTATGTCCCTGGTTGAGCTTTACAACTATGAGGATACCAACGATGCACAGGTCGAAGAATATATCAATCCGATCACTTCACGCGTGGGCGGTTTTATCAGGGAGATTAAATATGAAGAAAACCAGGAAGTAAAAAAGGGAGATACCTTACTGATCATTGATAACAGTGAATATCAATTACAGCAAGAAGAAGCCGAAGCCGCATTGTCTAATGCACAGGCTCAGATTTCTGTATTGGAAAGCAATGTTTTAACCACTTCTAAAGTTTCTCAGGCCAGTCAGTCACAAATAGCTTCTGCAAAAGCAAAATTGGTGAAACAGCAACAAGATTATGACAGGTACTCCAAATTATTTAAAGTAGAATCTGCCACACAACAACAATTAGAGAATAGTAAAGCTGCCCTGGATGTGGCGACTTCAGAATATCAGGCCGCTCAGGAAAACTATCAGGCATCTTTATCAAAAGTAAATGATATCAGGTCACAAAAAGGAGTCTATGAGGCGGAAATCAAACGTCGTAAAGCTTTATTAAGCAGAGGTAAACTTGATGTAAGTTATACAATTATACGTGCACCTTACAATGGTAAAATGGGCAGAAGAACAATTCAGGAAGGACAACAGATCCAGACTGGACAAACGTTGGCCTATATTGTAGATCAGGATGCAGGTAAATGGGTGATTGCTAATTTTAAAGAAACACAGATTGCTAAGATGAGGGTCAATGGAGCAGCAGAAATTACTGCCGATGCTTTTCCTGGCAAAACATTTAAAGGTGCTATCGTTTCTCTTTCTCCGGCAACAGGAGCCAGGTTTTCTTTGCTTCCTCCTGATAATTCCACAGGTAACTTTGTGAAAATCGTTCAGCGTATACCGGTTAAAATTAAACTGACAGAAAGCAGGGAAGTGGTGGATCAGCTGCGCGCAGGGATGAATGTTAATGTGAAAATAAGTAAAGACTAATGAGTTTAGCTTTGCCAGTATTTAAATCGTGGGTGCCAGTCTGGTTAATCAGGGCAACTATCTTTCTGGTTATCTTTCCGGGACTTTTGCTGTTTGGCTTATCAACGGCGAGTGGCGCCGGAGCAGCCGGATATTATGGAATTGAGCCAGCAGATGTCCAATATTCTATGGTGATCTTTTATGCAGCGGTAGCCGGGTTCTTTGCACTGGAAAGAAGGTTTTTCATTTTCATTGCCACCAGAGAATATTTTATACTTAGTATCCTGATTCAAATGGGCACGGCTTATGTATGTTTTCATACTCAGAACCTTTATATCTTACTGTTTTTCAGATTTCTGCAAGGGATGTCTAACTGTATGTCAACCAGTATTTGTATTACACTGATTTTTGGAAGTCTGCACAATGAGAGAGCAAGGGAAATCGGTTATTCTATCTTTTACGGGATGTTGCTGTGTATTACGCCGATATCAACTATCATTACCGCGCCTATATTAAATGCATTTGATTATAATGTGTTATATAAGTTTATCATTTTCGCCTATATCCCCGGTGGGATTCTGCTGCTGATTATCATGAATAATATCAGACTGAACAAAAAGATGCCACTTTATCAACTGGACTTTTACAGTTTTATCATTTATTCATCGGTGCTGTGTTTATTAGGTTATACACTGGTATACGGACAACAATATTACTGGCTTCACGATTCCAGGATCGTCTGGAGTTTATCAGGGACTTTGATATTGATAGGCTTACATATCATTCGCCAGCTTCA
It encodes:
- a CDS encoding HlyD family secretion protein, whose protein sequence is MKTKNNYTNTDQLITKITAWIAGIIAVGLAIWGIMSLVELYNYEDTNDAQVEEYINPITSRVGGFIREIKYEENQEVKKGDTLLIIDNSEYQLQQEEAEAALSNAQAQISVLESNVLTTSKVSQASQSQIASAKAKLVKQQQDYDRYSKLFKVESATQQQLENSKAALDVATSEYQAAQENYQASLSKVNDIRSQKGVYEAEIKRRKALLSRGKLDVSYTIIRAPYNGKMGRRTIQEGQQIQTGQTLAYIVDQDAGKWVIANFKETQIAKMRVNGAAEITADAFPGKTFKGAIVSLSPATGARFSLLPPDNSTGNFVKIVQRIPVKIKLTESREVVDQLRAGMNVNVKISKD
- a CDS encoding TolC family protein, whose amino-acid sequence is MSLNQIWEKVTANNKSIQMQDLRVKGTVEGIKDAKAERLPEISAEGEYARVSNVPIYENGLFHTPSQFEVVHTSYKFGGSAYLNLYNGSKTNIKIAEEKKENEIAIEQRNLTTSEMKLRATAYFLDLQRSNIFKALLLKDISDQEKQLEEIKQLLKNGVVLKSDVLRVTLKLSRQKMALVQLNNDLAIANQKLNILTGLPDETVIQPAEDLKADLPVLKPYNTYLSDAMAHSFAYKISEKETELRKLEVKNVKANVSFKLGLFANYAYSYPQILLYPYSIAVYGLGMTGIKASFPISSFYHNTHKARAAELKYQQQEVEHSDTEDKIRQEVNEAYLRYKESLTRIDVAKENISQATENLRIVNNTYFNQLALVTDLLDADTQLLQTRFDYAAARIAAQLQFYQLQKAIGNL